In Humulus lupulus chromosome 7, drHumLupu1.1, whole genome shotgun sequence, the following are encoded in one genomic region:
- the LOC133790807 gene encoding phytyl ester synthase 1, chloroplastic has translation MASVTGFRLPHFFELNSQSSRPHNRFRVHNSAGGDPAVLFSDLAVVNGDSHSGVGKRELQINHGNGRLKPEVEDKKKKKLVEDVVEENLEPSWDDGYGTETVKDYFDAVQEMIKPDGGPPRWFSPTTCGRPLKDSPILLFLPGMDGTGMGLTLHHKALGKFFEVWCLHIPVYDRTTFEELVKFVEETVRLEHASSPKKPIYLVGDSFGGCLSLAVASRNRSIDLVLVLVNPATSFGRSQLQPFFPILEAMPDVLHPTVPFLLSYIMGDPTKMAMVNVETKLPPMQRYERMSQNLTALLPCLASLADIIPRDTLLWKLKLLKSAAAYANSRLHAVKAEVLILASGKDNMVPSKEEAERLKKSLQNCTVRHFKDNGHTFLLEDGISLMTIIKGTSKYRRSWRHNFVSDFLPPSRTEINYAFEQVVGLLRIATSSIAYSTLEDGKIVKGLAGVPSEGPVLLVGYHNLMGLELYPLVEEFLREKNIVIRGVAHPQLFVADSGSSSPEFSMNDWFRVFGSVPVTPSNLFRLLSSKSHVLLYPGGAREALHSKGEAYKLFWPSQPEFVRMAARFGATIVPFGAVGEDDLVELVLDYHDLQKIPVINDYIREVNRNAVKVRDGLDEEINREDLFIPGLLPKIPGRYYYLFGKPIFTKGREESLKNRENANEMYLQVKSEVENCLAYLLKKREKDPYRNVIDRTIYKAINGPSQDVPGFDP, from the exons ATGGCTTCGGTCACAGGCTTCAGGTTACCACATTTTTTTGAGTTGAACTCACAGAGTAGTAGACCTCACAATCGATTTCGAGTCCATAATTCGGCTGGAGGGGATCCAGCTGTGTTGTTTTCTGATTTGGCTGTGGTTAATGGGGACTCTCACTCTGGAGTTGGGAAAAGAGAGCTTCAGATTAATCATGGGAATGGAAGGTTAAAGCCTGAAGTTGaggataagaagaagaagaagcttgtGGAGGATGTTGTTGAAGAAAATTTGGAACCGTCTTGGGATGATGGATATGGGACTGAGACTGTGAAGGACTACTTTGATGCTGTGCAGGAGATGATTAAGCCTGATGGTGGTCCACCACGGTGGTTTAGCCCCACTACATGTGGGCGTCCTTTAAAAGATTCCCCAATTCTTCTGTTTTTGCCTG GAATGGATGGTACTGGGATGGGACTCACCTTGCATCACAAAGCTCTTGGAAA GTTTTTTGAAGTTTGGTGCCTTCATATTCCTGTTTACGATCGAACAACATTTGAAG AACTGGTGAAATTCGTTGAAGAAACTGTGAGACTTGAGCATGCTTCCTCTCCAAAGAAACCCATTTACTTGGTTGGAGATTCATTTGGGGGATGCTTATCTCTTGCTGTTGCTTCTAGAAATCGTTCCATCGACCTAGTACTAGTACTAGTCAATCCAG CTACATCATTCGGTCGGTCTCAGCTGCAGCCCTTCTTCCCTATTTTGGAGGCTATGCCTGATGTATTACACCCTACGGTTCCCTTCCTTCTCAGCTACATTATGG GTGATCCAACAAAGATGGCAATGGTTAATGTTGAAACTAAGCTTCCTCCTATGCAGAGATATGAGAGAATGTCTCAAAACCTCACTGCTTTGCTACCATGCCTTGCT TCTTTAGCTGATATTATACCAAGGGATACTCTTCTTTGGAAGCTGAAGCTGCTTAAATCAGCTGCTGCTTATGCTAATTCCCGTCTTCATGCTGTTAAAGCTGAAGTGCTGATCCTCGCCAG TGGTAAGGATAACATGGTCCCTAGCAAAGAAGAAGCAGAAAGATTAAAGAAATCGCTGCAGAACTGCACTGTTCGTCATTTCAAGGACAATGGACATACCTTTTTGTTG GAAGATGGCATTAGTTTGATGACGATTATAAAAGGCACTAGCAAATACCGTCGTTCATGGAGGCACAATTTTGTCTCGGATTTTCTGCCTCCTAGTAGAACAGAAATCAACTATGCATTTGAACAAGTAGTAGG ATTACTTCGCATTGCTACAAGTTCCATAGCTTACTCTACTCTAGAAGATGGGAAGATAGTGAAAGGTCTTGCTGGGGTTCCGAGTGAAGGTCCAGTATTGTTAGTAGGATATCACAACTTAATGGGACTTGAACTATATCCATTAGTTGAAGAGTTTTTGCGTGAGAAAAATATTGTAATTCGAGGTGTAGCACATCCTCAACTGTTTGTGGCCGATTCAGGAAGCTCATCACCTGAATTTTCTATGAATGACTGGTTCAGAGTTTTTGGTTCTGTACCAGTCACACCAAGTAATCTATTCAGATTGCTTTCATCAAAGTCCCATGTCCTCCTTTATCCTGGTGGTGCACGTGAGGCTCTACATTCAAAG GGTGAAGCGTATAAGCTGTTTTGGCCTAGTCAACCAGAATTTGTGAGAATGGCAGCTCGATTTGGAGCAACAATTGTACCATTTGGAGCCGTGGGAGAAGATGATCTAGTAGAA TTGGTTCTTGATTACCATGACCTGCAAAAGATTCCTGTGATAAATGACTACATTAGAGAAGTGAATCGCAATGCAGTGAAAGTGAG GGATGGATTAGATGAAGAAATTAATAGGGAGGATCTCTTTATTCCTGGGCTGTTGCCCAAGATACCCGGGCGATATTACTATTTGTTTGGAAAGCCTATATTTACAAAGGGAAGGGAAGAGAGCTTGAAAAACAGAGAAAATGCTAATGAAATGTACTTGCAGGTAAAGTCTGAAGTTGAAAATTGTCTAGCATACTTACTCAAGAAGCGAGAGAAAGATCCTTATAGGAATGTCATTGATAGAACAATTTATAAGGCAATTAATGGTCCTTCCCAAGATGTCCCAGGATTTGATCCTTGA